ACCGAATTGGTCTTTAAACGCGAAGAGCAATAAAGGAATCAACAGATGATAGCTTGGTTTAAACAGTGGGTTGCGCGATACGACGAGTGGTGTCAGTCGATGGGGCTAACTCCGCAGAATAAACGCAGTTGTGTTCCTTATCACACAGACCCCGTTCAGCAAGCTTCTCAATCTAATAAAAAGGCGCAGCGGTAATGCGCCTTTTTGATACCCATTGTCATTTCGATTTCGCCCCCTTTTCAGATGATTTTCCGGCTCAACTGCAACTGGCAAAGCGAGCGGGTGTTGAACGGTTCATGATTCCGGCTATTGGGCCCTCCAATTGGCAGCAATTAATTGCACTGTCTTCTTTATATCCATCTCTTTATATTGCGTTGGGCATGCACCCCTACTTTTTAACGAAAGATAGTCAGCAGCAGTTACCTGAGTTACACACTTTGTTTGAAACAAAGCTTGAATGTTGTAAAGCGATTGGTGAGTGTGGCTTAGATGCAATGGTTGCTGT
This window of the Vibrio neptunius genome carries:
- a CDS encoding DUF5363 domain-containing protein, whose protein sequence is MIAWFKQWVARYDEWCQSMGLTPQNKRSCVPYHTDPVQQASQSNKKAQR